The following proteins are co-located in the Xylanibacillus composti genome:
- a CDS encoding YvrJ family protein — protein sequence MENQQTQQIISVITTAIGNFGFPIVVASYLLVRFEKKIEQLTSVNMMLEEKIVKLTETINKLSHAIRENKLP from the coding sequence TGGAAAATCAACAAACTCAACAAATAATCTCTGTTATTACAACTGCAATTGGTAATTTTGGTTTCCCTATCGTTGTTGCCAGCTATCTCTTAGTTCGATTTGAAAAGAAAATAGAGCAATTAACGAGTGTGAACATGATGCTTGAGGAAAAAATAGTGAAATTAACCGAAACGATTAACAAACTATCTCACGCTATACGAGAGAACAAATTACCATGA